A portion of the Streptococcus urinalis 2285-97 genome contains these proteins:
- a CDS encoding PTS fructose transporter subunit IIABC, whose product MKIQDLLRKDTMLLDLQATTKEAAIDEMVTKLVSEHVVSDFEIFKKGIVAREEQTSTGLGDGIAMPHSKNTAVNEAAVLFAKSSKGVDYKALDGQPTDLFFMIAAPEGANDTHLAALAELSKYLMKDGFADQLRQAKTPDEVISIFDKNSITEESVAPTQTVQSAQDHSDFIVAVTACTTGIAHTYMAEEALKKKAAEMGVDIKVETNGASGVGNRLTASDIERAKGVIVAADKAVEMDRFDGKPLVSRPVADGIKKSEELINIILDAKAITYHAQNQNAKKSDDTEAKSSLGSAFYKHLMGGVSQMLPFVIGGGIMIAIAFLLDNILGVPKDQLSNLGSYHEIAALFKNVGSAAFAFMLPVLAGYIAYSMAEKPGLVAGFVAGSIASSGLAFGRVPFAEGGKASLSLAGVPSGFLGALVGGFLAGGVILLLRKLLSSLPKSLEGIKSILLYPLLGVLITGFLMLFVNIPMAAINTALNNFLEGLSGSSAILMGLLVGGMMAVDMGGPVNKAAYVFGTGTLAATVANGGSVVMAAVMAGGMVPPLAVFVATLVFKDKFSEEERQSGLTNIVMGLSFITEGAIPFGAADPARAIPSFVVGSALTGALVGLAGIKLMAPHGGIFVIALTSNPLLYLVFIAIGAVVSGLLFGALRKKS is encoded by the coding sequence GAAGAACAAACATCAACTGGTTTAGGTGATGGGATTGCTATGCCGCATAGCAAAAATACTGCAGTAAATGAGGCAGCTGTACTTTTTGCTAAATCATCAAAAGGAGTTGATTATAAAGCATTAGACGGTCAACCAACTGATTTATTCTTCATGATTGCTGCACCCGAAGGTGCAAATGACACACATTTAGCAGCGTTAGCTGAATTATCAAAATATTTGATGAAAGATGGCTTTGCAGATCAATTACGTCAAGCAAAAACACCAGACGAAGTGATTTCAATTTTTGATAAAAATAGTATCACTGAAGAGAGTGTAGCACCAACACAAACTGTCCAATCTGCTCAAGACCATTCCGATTTCATTGTTGCAGTTACTGCATGTACAACTGGAATTGCGCATACTTATATGGCGGAAGAAGCTTTAAAGAAAAAAGCTGCTGAAATGGGTGTTGATATCAAAGTGGAAACAAATGGTGCTTCTGGTGTTGGTAATCGTTTAACTGCTTCGGATATTGAAAGAGCAAAAGGTGTTATTGTTGCAGCTGATAAAGCAGTTGAAATGGATCGCTTTGATGGTAAACCTTTAGTATCTAGGCCAGTAGCTGATGGTATCAAAAAAAGTGAAGAATTAATTAATATTATTCTTGATGCTAAAGCAATAACTTACCATGCTCAAAATCAAAATGCTAAAAAGTCAGATGATACTGAAGCAAAATCAAGTCTTGGATCAGCATTTTACAAACACCTAATGGGTGGCGTCTCACAAATGTTACCATTCGTTATTGGCGGTGGTATCATGATAGCTATTGCCTTTCTATTAGATAATATTCTTGGTGTTCCAAAAGATCAATTAAGTAATTTAGGGTCATATCATGAAATTGCTGCTTTATTTAAGAATGTTGGTAGTGCAGCATTTGCATTTATGTTACCCGTCTTAGCTGGATATATTGCTTATTCAATGGCTGAAAAACCTGGTTTAGTAGCTGGGTTTGTAGCAGGATCTATAGCTTCTAGTGGTCTAGCATTTGGAAGGGTTCCTTTTGCAGAAGGTGGAAAAGCAAGTCTATCACTTGCGGGAGTGCCATCAGGATTCCTAGGTGCTTTAGTAGGTGGTTTCTTAGCTGGTGGTGTTATTCTCTTACTTAGAAAATTACTTTCTAGCTTACCAAAATCTCTTGAAGGAATCAAATCAATCTTATTGTATCCATTGTTAGGTGTTCTTATTACTGGCTTCCTCATGTTATTTGTCAATATCCCAATGGCAGCTATTAATACTGCACTTAATAATTTCCTTGAAGGCCTATCAGGAAGTTCTGCAATTCTTATGGGATTACTAGTAGGTGGCATGATGGCTGTTGATATGGGTGGTCCAGTAAATAAAGCAGCCTATGTTTTTGGTACAGGTACACTTGCAGCAACTGTGGCTAATGGTGGTTCTGTAGTTATGGCAGCTGTAATGGCTGGTGGTATGGTACCTCCACTTGCAGTATTTGTAGCAACACTTGTTTTTAAAGATAAATTTAGTGAAGAAGAACGTCAATCTGGATTAACAAATATTGTTATGGGATTATCTTTCATCACTGAAGGTGCTATTCCATTTGGTGCTGCTGACCCTGCGCGTGCAATTCCAAGTTTTGTCGTAGGTTCTGCCTTGACAGGTGCCTTAGTTGGTTTAGCTGGAATCAAATTAATGGCTCCTCATGGTGGTATCTTTGTTATTGCTTTGACAAGTAATCCATTACTTTATCTAGTGTTCATTGCTATTGGGGCAGTTGTTTCAGGTCTTCTATTTGGAGCTTTACGTAAAAAATCTTAA
- a CDS encoding glucosaminidase domain-containing protein — MTLKTTVAEQLSFFIVVLTLGLSLFYTNKEHRALLSMKGKDTYQFVRTIAHPTHYISQRYDLYNSVMMAQAILESNNGKSALSKSPDYNYFGIKGKYKHQSVTYQTWEDDGSGNPYQINAAFKSYRSQINAFKDYATLLQLDRYQHVRRHNSNNYQEATATLTGNYATDTAYNTKLNHIIKSYHLYLFDYYN; from the coding sequence ATGACACTGAAAACAACTGTCGCTGAACAACTCTCTTTTTTTATTGTCGTGTTGACCTTAGGGCTCAGTCTTTTTTATACTAATAAAGAGCATAGAGCTTTGCTTTCAATGAAAGGAAAAGATACCTATCAATTTGTAAGGACTATAGCGCATCCTACTCATTACATTTCTCAAAGATATGATCTTTATAATTCGGTAATGATGGCCCAGGCTATTTTAGAGTCTAATAATGGGAAATCTGCACTTAGTAAGTCACCTGATTACAATTATTTCGGGATTAAAGGAAAGTATAAGCATCAGTCTGTTACTTATCAAACTTGGGAAGATGATGGTTCTGGAAATCCATATCAAATTAATGCAGCTTTTAAATCTTACAGAAGTCAAATCAATGCCTTTAAAGATTATGCAACCTTGCTTCAGTTAGATAGATATCAACATGTTAGGAGACATAATTCCAATAATTATCAAGAAGCAACTGCAACTTTAACTGGAAATTATGCAACTGACACGGCTTATAATACAAAGTTAAACCATATTATCAAATCTTATCATTTGTATTTATTTGATTATTATAATTAA
- a CDS encoding glycoside hydrolase family 73 protein produces the protein MKKKKIFGITLITLIAIGASFMVFSKQQVSTKHVSADTTNAQTFVNQIGETARNVANEHDLYASVMIAQAILESNYGQSGLSQAPHYNYFGIKGSYNGSSVNLWTWEDDGKGNPYEVIQAFRSYPSAYESLEDYASVLSSDTYLGAHKSNTLSYQDATAALTGVYATDTSYNSKLNYIIEAYGLTAYDTPAANANQTSDTAQATTSNQVWNPHRQAYTDQETLDLDDAWAVSHPNT, from the coding sequence ATGAAAAAGAAAAAAATTTTTGGGATAACATTAATAACTTTAATTGCAATAGGAGCTTCTTTTATGGTCTTCTCTAAGCAACAAGTTTCAACAAAACATGTATCTGCTGATACAACGAATGCACAAACATTTGTTAATCAAATTGGAGAAACAGCAAGAAATGTTGCTAATGAACATGATTTATATGCTTCGGTTATGATTGCTCAAGCCATTTTGGAGTCTAACTATGGTCAATCTGGACTTAGCCAAGCACCACATTATAATTATTTTGGCATAAAAGGTTCTTATAATGGTTCATCAGTTAATCTGTGGACTTGGGAAGATGATGGAAAAGGAAATCCTTATGAAGTCATTCAAGCATTCAGAAGTTATCCAAGTGCTTATGAATCTTTAGAAGACTATGCAAGTGTTTTAAGTTCTGATACTTACCTTGGAGCACACAAGTCAAATACATTATCTTATCAAGATGCAACAGCAGCACTTACAGGTGTTTATGCAACTGATACAAGCTACAATAGTAAATTAAATTATATTATTGAAGCATATGGATTGACAGCATATGATACACCTGCTGCAAATGCTAATCAAACAAGTGATACAGCACAAGCAACAACTTCAAATCAAGTTTGGAACCCTCATCGTCAAGCCTATACAGATCAAGAAACTTTAGACCTTGATGATGCATGGGCAGTAAGTCATCCAAATACTTAA
- a CDS encoding DUF1149 family protein yields MELIREKEFVNQYHYDARNLEWEEENGTPETNFEVTFQLVKKDEENQETVIVSVLQFVIVRDEFVISGVISQMVHIKDRLVSNPSEFSQAEVESLAAPLLDMVKRLTFEVTEIALDEPGINLEFKS; encoded by the coding sequence ATGGAACTCATCAGAGAAAAAGAATTTGTTAATCAGTATCATTATGATGCTCGTAATTTAGAGTGGGAAGAAGAAAATGGTACACCTGAAACAAATTTTGAGGTGACCTTTCAATTAGTTAAAAAGGATGAAGAAAATCAAGAAACAGTTATTGTTTCTGTCTTGCAATTTGTTATTGTTCGAGATGAATTTGTCATCAGTGGTGTCATTTCACAGATGGTACATATTAAAGATAGATTAGTAAGTAATCCTAGTGAATTTTCTCAGGCTGAAGTTGAATCTTTGGCAGCACCATTATTAGATATGGTGAAGCGACTCACATTTGAAGTCACTGAGATTGCTTTAGACGAACCTGGTATTAATTTGGAGTTTAAGAGTTAA
- a CDS encoding DegV family protein yields MKLAIITDNSAANAEKLAVVEDVFVLDIPVIIENQSYIEGKNLSIDAFYQKMSASDELPKTSQPSLAELNDLLERLTNEGYTHVIGVFIAAGISGFWQNIQFLKDEFKELTIAFPDTRITSKPQTSMVENVVKWYQEGLSFDHILEKLNKQIELTTAFIMVDDLNHLVKGGRLSNGAALLGNLLSIKPILRFNEEGKIVVYEKVRTEKKAIKRLISILEEETADHAYQVSIIHSRAEEKALDLKEKLENAGYQGEIEIVTFGAVIATHLGEGAVAFGITPVID; encoded by the coding sequence ATGAAGTTAGCAATCATTACAGATAATTCAGCAGCAAATGCTGAAAAATTAGCAGTCGTAGAAGATGTATTTGTCTTAGATATTCCTGTTATTATTGAAAATCAATCTTATATTGAAGGAAAAAATTTAAGTATTGATGCGTTTTATCAAAAAATGTCAGCTTCTGATGAATTGCCTAAAACCAGTCAGCCAAGTCTTGCAGAATTGAATGACCTTCTTGAACGATTAACAAATGAAGGTTATACACATGTCATAGGTGTTTTTATTGCTGCCGGAATATCAGGCTTTTGGCAAAATATTCAATTCTTAAAAGATGAGTTTAAAGAGTTGACTATAGCATTTCCTGATACACGCATTACATCAAAACCACAAACAAGCATGGTCGAAAATGTCGTCAAATGGTATCAAGAAGGCTTGAGCTTTGATCATATTTTAGAAAAATTAAATAAGCAAATTGAATTAACAACTGCTTTTATTATGGTTGATGATTTAAACCATTTAGTCAAAGGTGGCCGACTTTCTAATGGAGCAGCATTATTAGGCAATTTATTAAGTATCAAACCTATTTTGCGCTTTAATGAGGAAGGTAAAATAGTAGTATATGAAAAAGTTCGAACTGAAAAAAAAGCTATTAAACGACTTATTTCCATTTTAGAAGAAGAAACAGCTGATCACGCTTATCAAGTCTCAATTATTCATTCACGAGCAGAAGAAAAAGCACTTGATTTGAAAGAAAAATTGGAAAATGCAGGATACCAAGGTGAAATTGAAATTGTTACTTTCGGTGCTGTTATTGCTACTCATTTAGGTGAAGGGGCAGTAGCATTTGGTATCACTCCTGTTATTGATTAA
- the dapB gene encoding 4-hydroxy-tetrahydrodipicolinate reductase — MSIKVIIAGFKGKMGSEALKMVQNEMEFEPVALIDPFSELTEYQGIPVYNHKEELADIKADVWIDFTTPQVAFENTFFALEHHFAPVVGTTGFKESQIEELIVLSKEKQCGGLIAPNFAIGAILMMSFAKQAAKYFPDVEIIELHHDQKKDAPSGTALKTAEMISSVRGMKVQGAVDETENLKGARGAEYNGFRIHSVRLPGLVAHQEVIFGSKGEGLRIRHDSFDRTSFMTGVNHAVKEVVKQNQLVYGLENIL, encoded by the coding sequence ATGAGTATTAAGGTTATTATTGCTGGTTTTAAAGGAAAAATGGGGTCTGAAGCATTAAAAATGGTTCAAAATGAAATGGAATTTGAACCAGTAGCCCTAATTGATCCTTTTTCAGAATTGACTGAATACCAGGGCATTCCTGTTTATAATCACAAGGAAGAACTAGCTGATATTAAAGCGGATGTTTGGATTGACTTTACTACTCCTCAAGTAGCCTTTGAAAACACTTTTTTTGCCTTGGAACATCACTTTGCACCAGTTGTTGGAACAACGGGTTTCAAAGAAAGCCAAATTGAAGAGTTAATTGTTCTATCTAAAGAAAAACAATGTGGGGGTCTCATTGCTCCTAACTTTGCTATTGGAGCAATTTTAATGATGTCTTTTGCAAAACAAGCTGCTAAGTATTTTCCTGATGTTGAGATTATTGAGTTACATCATGATCAGAAAAAAGATGCGCCGAGTGGTACTGCGCTAAAGACTGCTGAAATGATTTCTTCTGTCAGAGGAATGAAAGTCCAAGGTGCAGTAGACGAAACGGAAAATTTAAAGGGTGCACGTGGTGCTGAATATAATGGCTTTAGAATTCATTCTGTTCGTCTTCCTGGTTTGGTAGCTCATCAAGAAGTAATATTTGGTTCTAAAGGTGAAGGATTACGAATTAGACATGATTCTTTTGATCGTACTTCGTTTAT